From one Luteipulveratus mongoliensis genomic stretch:
- a CDS encoding L-threonylcarbamoyladenylate synthase, whose amino-acid sequence MARYLDVHPKDPQPRLIRQAADLVREGGLIAYPTDSCFALGCRLGDPDGKERITRIRQLDDKHHFTLVCHDFAQLGQLVQLDNWVFRAVKAATPGSYTFILPATAEVPRRLLHPKKRTVGVRIVDHPVACALLIELGEPLLSSTLLLPGEDEPLTDGWQIKDALDHQIDAVLDSGECGLEPTTVVDFSGGFADVVRVGAGNPAPFQ is encoded by the coding sequence ATGGCGCGCTACCTGGATGTCCACCCGAAGGACCCGCAGCCGCGGCTCATCCGACAAGCTGCTGACCTGGTGCGAGAAGGCGGTCTCATCGCCTATCCGACGGACTCCTGCTTCGCTCTCGGCTGCCGCCTCGGCGACCCGGACGGCAAGGAACGGATCACCCGGATCCGGCAGCTCGACGACAAGCACCACTTCACGCTGGTGTGCCACGACTTCGCCCAGCTCGGTCAGCTGGTGCAGCTGGACAACTGGGTGTTCCGTGCGGTGAAGGCGGCGACGCCGGGCTCCTACACGTTCATCCTGCCGGCCACGGCGGAGGTCCCACGTCGGCTGCTGCACCCCAAGAAGCGGACGGTGGGGGTGCGGATCGTGGACCACCCGGTCGCCTGCGCCCTGCTCATCGAGCTCGGCGAGCCGCTGCTGTCGAGCACCCTGCTGCTGCCCGGCGAGGACGAGCCGCTCACCGACGGCTGGCAGATCAAGGACGCTCTGGACCACCAGATCGACGCGGTGCTCGACTCCGGCGAGTGCGGTCTGGAGCCGACGACCGTGGTCGACTTCTCCGGGGGGTTCGCGGACGTCGTACGCGTGGGCGCAGGAAACCCGGCGCCCTTCCAGTAA
- a CDS encoding 2-phosphosulfolactate phosphatase codes for MGSVHGQQGSRIRFDWGPDGAAEIAHGASVAVVVDVLSFTTTLTVAVELGAEVYPYPWRDDTVAGFAEARDASYAVGRFEARDSGPLVAVSLSPSSLRHASGLQRLVLPSPNGSTISAQLRDTGVTVVGASFRNRHAVAQWLADRLVEPAASIALVASGERWPRHSLRPCVEDLWGCGAVLSALLGIRPDLRRDLSPEAQMSVHAFDAVVRDLQPALLDCASGQELIEVGYRDDVVTAAELDVSTVVPVLKGERFVDAVGRGAQQAS; via the coding sequence ATGGGGAGTGTTCATGGGCAGCAGGGCAGCAGGATCCGCTTCGATTGGGGGCCCGACGGGGCGGCCGAGATCGCGCACGGCGCATCGGTGGCGGTGGTCGTCGACGTCCTGAGTTTCACCACGACCCTGACGGTCGCGGTCGAGCTCGGCGCCGAGGTCTACCCCTATCCGTGGCGCGACGACACAGTCGCCGGCTTCGCCGAGGCGCGCGATGCGTCGTACGCCGTCGGCCGGTTCGAGGCGCGTGACTCCGGCCCGCTGGTCGCCGTGAGCCTGTCTCCGTCCAGCCTGCGCCACGCGTCTGGTCTGCAGCGGCTCGTGCTGCCCTCACCGAACGGGTCAACCATCAGTGCGCAGCTGCGCGACACGGGTGTGACGGTCGTGGGCGCCTCGTTCCGCAACCGTCACGCGGTCGCCCAGTGGCTCGCCGACCGGCTGGTCGAGCCAGCCGCCTCCATCGCCTTGGTCGCCTCCGGCGAGCGTTGGCCGCGCCACTCGCTGCGGCCTTGCGTCGAGGACCTCTGGGGCTGCGGCGCCGTGCTCTCGGCACTGCTCGGTATCCGCCCGGACCTACGTCGGGACCTCAGCCCAGAGGCACAGATGAGCGTGCACGCCTTCGATGCGGTGGTCCGTGACCTGCAGCCCGCACTGCTGGACTGCGCCAGCGGCCAGGAGCTGATCGAGGTGGGCTACCGCGACGACGTGGTGACTGCCGCTGAGCTCGACGTCAGCACCGTCGTTCCGGTGCTCAAGGGCGAGCGGTTCGTCGACGCCGTCGGACGGGGCGCCCAGCAGGCCTCCTGA
- a CDS encoding DUF2200 family protein, which translates to MSRISPTSVASVYPHYLAKVEKKGRIRADLDQVIQ; encoded by the coding sequence GTGAGCAGGATCTCCCCGACCAGCGTCGCGTCGGTCTATCCCCACTACCTCGCGAAGGTGGAGAAGAAGGGACGCATAAGGGCCGACCTGGATCAGGTCATCCAGTGA
- a CDS encoding calcium:proton antiporter: MAQERPAALTWTTSAPVLALVGLALTWGRHLPIVVVLVVAVLLVGAVLAAVHHAEVVAHRVGEPMGSLVLAVAVTIIEVALIVTLMASGKDSESLARDTVFAAVMITCNGIVGLALLVGSLRHHTVTFNAEGTGSALACVVTLATVCLVLPTFTTAAPGPEFSGSQLTFAAVASLAVYGLFVFNQTVKHRDFFLPVVPDATPEPDSETHAEPPSDRTALISLGLLLVSLVGVVGLAKVASPSIEDGVDALGLPPTFVGVVIALLVLLPETLAAVRAARRNMVQTSLNLALGSAMASIGLTIPVIAVASIWLDGPLHLGLEPTQLVLLAMTVAVSVLTIVPGRATRLQGGVHLVLAAAFVFLAANP; the protein is encoded by the coding sequence ATGGCCCAAGAGAGACCAGCTGCGTTGACATGGACCACCTCCGCCCCCGTCCTAGCGCTCGTCGGCCTCGCCCTCACCTGGGGGCGACACCTGCCGATCGTTGTCGTCCTGGTGGTGGCGGTGCTGCTGGTCGGAGCGGTCCTCGCGGCGGTGCATCACGCCGAGGTGGTCGCGCACCGGGTCGGCGAGCCGATGGGCTCGCTTGTCCTCGCGGTCGCCGTCACGATCATCGAGGTCGCGCTGATCGTGACACTGATGGCCAGTGGCAAGGACTCCGAGTCGCTGGCGCGGGACACGGTCTTCGCAGCGGTGATGATCACCTGCAACGGCATCGTCGGGCTGGCGTTGCTCGTCGGGTCGTTGCGGCACCACACGGTGACGTTCAACGCCGAGGGCACGGGCAGCGCGCTGGCGTGTGTCGTCACGCTCGCCACCGTGTGTCTGGTACTCCCGACCTTCACGACCGCGGCTCCCGGGCCGGAGTTCTCCGGGTCCCAGCTGACGTTCGCGGCGGTGGCATCGCTGGCGGTCTACGGGCTGTTCGTGTTCAACCAGACCGTGAAGCACCGTGACTTCTTCCTGCCAGTCGTCCCCGACGCCACCCCTGAGCCGGACAGCGAGACACACGCCGAACCGCCGTCGGACCGAACGGCACTGATCAGCCTGGGCTTGCTGCTCGTGTCGTTGGTCGGTGTCGTCGGCCTGGCGAAGGTGGCGTCGCCGTCGATCGAGGACGGTGTCGATGCGCTCGGGCTGCCGCCCACGTTCGTCGGCGTGGTCATCGCACTGCTGGTGCTGCTGCCCGAGACCTTGGCCGCTGTACGCGCCGCCCGTCGCAACATGGTGCAGACGAGCCTCAACCTCGCACTCGGCTCGGCGATGGCAAGCATCGGGCTGACAATCCCGGTGATCGCTGTGGCGAGCATCTGGCTCGACGGGCCGCTGCACCTCGGTCTGGAGCCGACCCAGCTGGTGCTGCTCGCGATGACCGTGGCCGTGTCGGTGCTGACGATCGTTCCCGGCCGGGCGACACGGCTGCAGGGTGGGGTTCACCTCGTGCTGGCGGCCGCCTTCGTGTTCTTGGCGGCCAACCCGTGA
- a CDS encoding methyltransferase domain-containing protein — MSSTDDFASGSATWLSRLDNLRNVVRQEMVARQLQRHLSPTARVLDVGAGQGTQARRLAEHGHTVTCIEPDPDMRKAFQTALATAPADVGRRIELYAGALGDLDGALGERTFDAVLCHGVLMYLPEPESAVRELATFVAAGGILSLVARNRDAMAWRPALRGQWPAALAALDELDAARAQDRDARYRNEIGVDARADDHEHLIALCHAAGLSDVQWYGVRVASDGVPVDEPVPEDPATLEALLAVEERLGERDPYRRLGTLVHVLARRR; from the coding sequence ATGTCTTCGACCGACGACTTCGCCTCGGGGAGCGCCACCTGGTTGAGCCGGCTCGACAACCTGCGCAACGTCGTACGCCAGGAGATGGTGGCGCGTCAGCTCCAGCGCCACCTGAGTCCGACGGCCCGCGTCCTCGACGTCGGTGCTGGTCAGGGCACGCAAGCACGTCGACTCGCCGAGCACGGACACACGGTCACCTGCATCGAGCCTGACCCGGACATGCGCAAGGCCTTCCAGACGGCGCTCGCGACAGCACCCGCGGACGTCGGCCGCAGGATCGAGCTGTACGCCGGTGCGCTGGGCGACCTGGACGGAGCGCTGGGGGAGCGCACCTTCGACGCAGTCCTGTGCCACGGCGTCCTGATGTACCTCCCGGAGCCGGAGTCAGCCGTACGCGAGCTCGCCACGTTCGTAGCGGCCGGCGGCATCCTCTCCCTGGTCGCTCGCAACCGGGACGCGATGGCCTGGCGGCCCGCTCTGCGCGGGCAGTGGCCGGCCGCGCTGGCCGCCCTCGACGAGCTGGACGCCGCCCGAGCGCAGGACCGCGATGCGCGCTATCGCAACGAGATCGGCGTGGACGCACGTGCCGACGACCACGAGCACCTCATCGCGCTGTGCCACGCGGCCGGACTGTCCGACGTGCAGTGGTACGGCGTACGCGTGGCCAGCGACGGCGTACCCGTCGATGAGCCTGTACCCGAGGATCCTGCGACCCTCGAGGCGCTGCTGGCGGTCGAGGAACGGCTCGGCGAGCGCGATCCTTACCGTCGACTGGGCACCTTGGTGCACGTACTGGCCAGACGTCGGTGA
- a CDS encoding SCP2 sterol-binding domain-containing protein: MSALSEQLGAADPDQIRTFLSTTPASTLADLFEATSDEELQELLDTPGTRKEVVAMLMRRMPELTEPKLLRALDATIRFELTHRGKVTEDHVLTFHRGAVTEVEQYDDPNVTIRTTVVHIIRLVTAQENAALLAIAGDLTFDGDAILALDLAAAFAGRVGKVVAVAELEPSDVAAAVKRASGASLRAFMSTSARGLVLTEVFRRFPDFIDDSKSASLGSTIVFRLGGADEPERYVVRFVDGVCTTAEGDTEERDATIVMDGADFLRLATGNLNMMKAGVLGKIAVKGNRAAALALSRAMDVPRAS, from the coding sequence GTGAGCGCGTTGTCAGAGCAGCTCGGGGCAGCAGATCCCGACCAGATCCGGACGTTTCTGAGCACCACGCCCGCCAGCACGCTGGCCGACCTCTTCGAGGCGACCTCGGACGAAGAGCTCCAGGAGCTGCTCGACACTCCGGGCACCCGTAAGGAGGTCGTGGCGATGCTCATGCGCCGGATGCCTGAGCTCACCGAGCCGAAGCTGCTGCGTGCGCTTGATGCGACCATCCGGTTCGAGCTGACCCACCGAGGCAAGGTCACCGAGGACCACGTGCTGACCTTCCACCGCGGCGCGGTGACCGAGGTCGAGCAGTACGACGACCCGAACGTCACGATCCGCACCACCGTCGTGCACATCATCCGGCTCGTGACGGCGCAGGAAAATGCCGCCCTGCTCGCGATCGCCGGCGACCTGACCTTCGACGGCGACGCGATCCTGGCGCTCGACCTCGCAGCCGCGTTCGCCGGCCGGGTCGGCAAGGTCGTCGCGGTGGCCGAGCTCGAGCCGAGTGACGTGGCCGCCGCCGTGAAGCGGGCCTCCGGCGCCAGTCTGCGTGCCTTCATGAGCACGTCGGCGCGAGGACTGGTCCTGACCGAGGTCTTCCGGCGCTTTCCCGACTTCATCGACGACAGCAAGAGCGCGTCGCTCGGCTCGACGATCGTCTTCCGACTCGGCGGGGCGGATGAGCCGGAACGCTATGTCGTCCGGTTCGTCGACGGCGTCTGCACCACGGCCGAAGGCGACACGGAGGAGCGGGACGCGACTATCGTCATGGACGGCGCCGACTTCCTGCGCCTGGCCACCGGCAACCTCAACATGATGAAGGCCGGTGTGCTGGGCAAGATTGCGGTGAAGGGCAACCGGGCGGCCGCCCTCGCGCTGAGCCGCGCGATGGACGTACCTCGCGCCAGCTGA
- a CDS encoding SCP2 sterol-binding domain-containing protein, with amino-acid sequence MNSISTMPASTDAAELESYLTSTAAEPLVADLAATSDEDLTSLLRRADARELLIDTILGRFPELAVAEQVQQMTGVVGLELTLDGDLVEDRTLDFDGKSVQEIDDAQEWDVILSTSVLHFLRVVTGQQNAALLAIAGDLTMEGNAELAIDLAGVFSVTGEPGVAVDPTALDPVEVAAAVKRSTPDNLRAVMSSSVRPMVLSEIFRRFPDFVDPAKAARLRSTIVFRLTGQEEPDRYVVTFADGACDVVEGDSKTRDATIIMDGADFLLLATGNLNPMKAGIQGKIGIKGDRGAAIALSRAMDVPRSGR; translated from the coding sequence ATGAACAGCATCTCCACCATGCCCGCGTCGACGGATGCGGCAGAGCTCGAGTCATATCTCACCAGTACTGCCGCCGAGCCGCTGGTCGCCGATCTGGCGGCGACTTCGGACGAGGACCTCACGTCGCTGCTGCGTCGTGCGGACGCGCGCGAGCTGCTGATCGACACGATCCTCGGGCGCTTTCCGGAGCTCGCGGTGGCCGAGCAGGTGCAGCAGATGACCGGCGTGGTCGGTCTTGAGCTCACGCTCGACGGCGATCTGGTGGAGGACCGCACCCTCGACTTCGACGGCAAGTCGGTCCAGGAGATCGATGATGCACAGGAGTGGGACGTCATCCTGTCGACCTCGGTGCTGCACTTCCTCCGCGTCGTCACCGGCCAGCAGAACGCTGCTCTGCTGGCGATTGCCGGAGACCTCACAATGGAGGGCAACGCCGAGCTGGCGATCGACCTGGCGGGCGTCTTCTCCGTGACCGGAGAGCCAGGCGTCGCCGTCGATCCGACAGCGCTGGACCCCGTCGAGGTCGCTGCGGCGGTCAAGCGGTCCACGCCGGACAATCTGCGCGCGGTGATGAGCAGCAGTGTGCGGCCGATGGTCCTCAGTGAGATCTTTCGCCGCTTCCCGGACTTCGTCGACCCGGCGAAGGCTGCCCGACTCCGTTCGACGATCGTGTTCCGACTGACCGGGCAGGAGGAGCCGGACCGCTACGTCGTGACCTTCGCCGACGGTGCGTGCGATGTGGTCGAGGGCGACAGCAAGACCCGAGACGCCACGATCATCATGGACGGAGCCGACTTCCTGCTCCTGGCGACTGGCAACCTCAACCCGATGAAGGCTGGCATCCAGGGCAAGATCGGGATCAAGGGCGACCGCGGAGCCGCGATCGCCCTCAGCCGTGCCATGGACGTACCCCGCTCTGGACGCTGA
- a CDS encoding DUF4185 domain-containing protein has translation MVSKRYRRRVLEPVAAVGIVAVILIAHAPSGPNPLIRLPHRSSTTSDASEEDASWPRLEPACAPETAGAAPAKVTVAELNQLVDHLDLPYWQAADIGASGRLSDNRLVLAFGDTLRKPDVAPNLVANSLIVATGQCASQVMVRDHGAVIPDRQDGVVYWPTSLVVLPGSGSDQVLVFTSRIRRTGKGGFAFTYLGASATRFTVQPGGAPVPQEQIDITPDSADETQVNWGGAAMAAKSWLYVYGTGRATAGPGRSLYVARAPLSNPEDRSQWRFWDGDSWDRSPDKVEQILPSDGVSQTLSADYLGGRYVLVSKRGGDFGDEVYAWSSSSPVGPWRRSKGVRAEFRDPAGGFRYAPLAHPEVPLQSGKLLVSISRNTDDLGKLLRDPRVGRPYLAEIAWPR, from the coding sequence ATGGTCAGCAAGCGCTACCGCCGGCGGGTGCTCGAACCTGTTGCAGCAGTCGGCATTGTCGCCGTCATCCTCATCGCACACGCCCCGTCGGGCCCGAATCCGTTGATCCGGCTGCCGCACCGGTCCTCGACGACGTCCGATGCCTCGGAGGAGGACGCGTCGTGGCCTCGGCTCGAGCCGGCGTGCGCTCCCGAGACCGCCGGCGCGGCACCCGCCAAGGTCACGGTCGCCGAGCTCAACCAGCTGGTCGACCATCTCGATCTCCCCTACTGGCAGGCGGCCGACATCGGCGCCAGTGGACGCCTGAGCGACAACCGTCTGGTCCTGGCTTTCGGCGACACGCTGCGCAAGCCCGACGTCGCGCCCAACCTGGTCGCGAACTCGCTCATCGTGGCCACCGGGCAGTGCGCGTCACAGGTGATGGTGCGCGACCACGGGGCGGTCATCCCCGATCGGCAGGACGGCGTCGTCTACTGGCCGACATCGCTCGTGGTGCTGCCCGGCTCCGGCTCCGACCAGGTGCTGGTGTTCACCTCACGCATCCGGCGTACGGGCAAGGGTGGCTTCGCCTTCACCTACCTCGGTGCCAGCGCAACCCGGTTCACGGTCCAGCCTGGAGGAGCACCGGTCCCGCAGGAGCAGATCGACATCACCCCTGACAGCGCGGACGAGACGCAGGTCAACTGGGGTGGTGCCGCGATGGCGGCGAAGAGCTGGTTGTACGTCTATGGCACGGGCCGCGCCACCGCCGGGCCTGGTCGATCGTTGTACGTCGCACGCGCACCGCTGAGCAATCCCGAGGACCGCTCGCAGTGGCGCTTCTGGGACGGCGACTCGTGGGACCGGTCGCCGGACAAGGTGGAGCAGATCCTTCCGTCCGACGGCGTTTCACAGACCCTGTCTGCCGACTACCTGGGTGGCCGTTATGTCCTGGTGTCCAAGCGGGGCGGGGACTTCGGCGACGAGGTCTACGCATGGTCCTCGTCATCGCCCGTCGGACCATGGCGCCGATCCAAGGGCGTCAGGGCCGAGTTCCGTGATCCCGCAGGCGGATTCCGCTATGCACCGCTCGCTCACCCCGAGGTGCCGCTGCAGTCGGGCAAGCTGCTGGTGAGTATCTCGCGCAACACCGACGACCTCGGCAAGCTGTTGCGCGACCCCCGAGTCGGGCGGCCCTACCTCGCCGAGATCGCTTGGCCACGCTGA